The following proteins are encoded in a genomic region of Dioscorea cayenensis subsp. rotundata cultivar TDr96_F1 chromosome 8, TDr96_F1_v2_PseudoChromosome.rev07_lg8_w22 25.fasta, whole genome shotgun sequence:
- the LOC120266397 gene encoding protein MICROTUBULE BINDING PROTEIN 2C-like: protein MPENHRGYAYPPDHQNSTSSSPTQPPSFSDTAPANSGNVDRVLFKNLVEMVPLVESLMDRRASASYSRRASMVYTPAPSQSRKGSELSGRKAGQIGSARKRRDNRDNEEDYDGLSAISSKDAQRDRDELIKLLQDVNELQKKLSEKEEALKSAEDLLNQMSTAYASLEDLRSQVAEKDSLVKSSNLELYNVKIRLAEKQAAMEKLVWETKMSNRKIEELEGNLTSKDLEVNALMQLFEEIAEKGSTRYPDHSITYSDPFNQYPVQIDDDDDDDDDDDEEDKIQMSKMEEARTAYINAVSIAKMNPCDETLAAAAEARFRLQAFVL, encoded by the exons ATGCCGGAGAACCACCGTGGCTACGCTTATCCGCCGGATCACCAGAACTccacctcttcttctccaacccaACCGCCCTCTTTTTCCGATACTGCCCCTGCGAATTCCGGCAATGTCGATCGAGTTCTCTTCAAGAACCTCGTCGAAATGGTTCCCCTCGTCGAATCCCTCATG GATCGGAGGGCGAGTGCGTCGTATAGCCGTAGGGCTTCCATGGTGTACACCCCTGCTCCGTCGCAGTCGAGAAAG GGCAGTGAACTTAGTGGCAGAAAAGCTGGTCAAATCGGTTCAGCAAGAAAAAGAAGGGATAATAGAGACAATGAGGAGGACTATGATGGTCTTTCCGCTATTTCTTCAAAAGATGCCCAAAGGGACAGGGATGAGTTGATTAAGTTGCTACAAGATGTGAATGAATTGCAGAAGAAATTATCTGAAAAAGAGGAAGCACTGAAATCTGCAGAAGATTTATTGAATCAGATGAGTACTGCTTATGCGTCACTTGAGGATTTAAGGTCCCAGGTTGCAGAGAAGGATTCTCTGGTCAAATCTTCTAATTTAGAATTGTACAATGTCAAG ATTAGGCTTGCTGAGAAGCAGGCAGCTATGGAAAAATTAGTTTGGGAAACAAAGATGTCAAATAGAAAAATTGAAGAACTTGAAGGGAACCTGACCTCTAAGGATCTAGAGGTCAATGCACTCATGCAGTTGTTTGAAGAAATAGCAGAGAAAGGTTCAACTCGATACCCAGATCATAGCATCACTTATAGTGATCCTTTTAATCAATATCCGGTCCAA attgatgatgatgatgatgatgatgatgatgatgatgaagaagacaAAATTCAGATGTCGAAGATGGAAGAAGCAAGAACAGCCTACATCAATGCAGTGTCTATTGCTAAAATGAATCCCTGTGACGAGACACTAGCTGCAGCTGCTGAGGCAAGGTTCAGGCTTCAAGCTTTCGTATTATGA
- the LOC120267217 gene encoding uncharacterized protein LOC120267217 translates to MSLNLVVSSAEGSWILSVIYNSQVISYHRLLWRTLAGVNNIHLPWLLAGDFNAVLSVHDFKGGTSNSYDYKSRLFSNFVNSANLLDLGFVGSRFTWCNNQVGLSCRWARLDRFLANHDWIASFSSLENLHLPRSCSDHCPLLLTACTHTPSKSSIFQFDNIWFEYSSCHNIISNAFQVISSSSHMHSLHHCLHRAKNDLIKWHISGTRSIDAELSHVEMEIKNVEDSECFCPRPVASHFGSIVCVIIIMPSFVKTPFIGLRGLE, encoded by the coding sequence ATGTCCCTTAATTTAGTGGTCTCTTCTGCTGAGGGCTCCTGGATCCTCTCTGTGATTTATAATTCGCAGGTCATTTCCTACCATCGGCTCTTATGGCGAACTCTTGCTGGAGTCAATAACATTCATCTTCCCTGGCTCCTTGCCGGGGACTTTAATGCCGTCCTATCCGTCCATGACTTCAAAGGGGGTACTTCTAACTCTTATGATTATAAATCTCGtcttttctctaactttgtTAACAGTGCTAATCTTCTTGATCTTGGCTTTGTGGGTTCGCGTTTCACCTGGTGTAACAACCAAGTGGGGTTGTCTTGCCGATGGGCGCGTCTTGATCGTTTTTTAGCTAATCATGATTGGATTGCTTCCTTCTCTTCTCTTGAGAATCTTCACCTACCCCGTTCCTGCTCTGACCATTGCCCTCTTCTTCTCACGGCGTGCACCCACACTCCTTCTAAGAGCTCCATTTTTCAGTTTGATAATATCTGGTTTGAATATTCTTCTTGCCATAATATTATATCTAATGCTTTTCAGGTGATCTCGTCTTCCTCTCATATGCACTCCCTGCACCACTGCCTTCACCGGGCTAAGAATGATCTCATTAAATGGCATATTTCTGGTACTCGATCCATCGATGCTGAGCTTTCACATGTTGAAATGGAGATTAAGAATGTTGAAGATAGCGAGTGCTTTTGTCCACGACCCGTGGCATCGCACTTTGGCTCGATTGTCTGCGTAATCATCATAATGCCCTCCTTCGTCAAAACTCCATTTATTGGGCTCAGAGGGCTAGAATGA
- the LOC120266439 gene encoding uncharacterized protein C227.17c isoform X1: MEDAKEEEASSKSSSSIQSVSCIKCFDALWFCYSPFHQMQQYYRYGNFDNCFGKWNALFDCLSLKTKRPSEVQEILEAREKAKPHIWTYRTVEEASANWWKMYSHIVTAPRRPDQQFPGNRGPSSE, translated from the exons ATGGAAGATGCAAAGGAAGAAGAGGCCTCCAGCAAAAGCTCATCATCCATCCAGAGCGTCTCCTGCATCAAATGCTTTGATGCTCTCTGGTTCTGTTACT CTCCATTTCACCAGATGCAACAATACTATAGATATGGAAATTTCGATAATTGCTTTGGCAAGTGGAATGCACTATTTGACTGTTTGAGTCTCAAGACAAAAAGACCATCTGAAGTTCAG GAGATTCTTGAAGCCCGGGAGAAGGCAAAGCCGCATATCTGGACATACCGAACAGTGGAGGAGGCTTCGGCAAACTGGTGGAAGATGTATAGCCACATTGTTACAGCCCCTCGGCGGCCAGATCAACAATTTCCTG GAAACCGAGGACCAAGTTCTGAATGA
- the LOC120267216 gene encoding putative disease resistance protein RGA3 — MVHNFYLANDLLCRHSLMNFRSATLSIFVSSDASWNHSTGKAGFGFIIYTNFHSILLAGLPVVLLLSSEAELLGQSILANNEIQRPISIQSSRPEPAKALNYSQIDRLLNFLSLQNSDIHRLICIQSRSKNFNTGNYQTSTGFMVLFLQELRNKLQASLAATRSRNFNKGDYQTSSEFMAVSLQELRNKLQASLAATPLSSSIIMELEKLSLAMTSLESAKKKPNKKSNDVKSWLYELQQAAYDAYDFLQCLPLRALEENGMEKVVLQQTELIIKDIQKRLEKLMEEQPPYAAVHHHLQQSDDMNSKISSLGIPPDEVRVVGRDEDRAKMIQLLTFEESSQMELSLIAIVGRAGVGKSTLARLVYDDERVASHFPLKFWVSASEIHDNASLLRSVASSLSSYKYKFEREHNHEGWKDHLAASRFLLVLDDFCCGVIECRRLCDLFGTETRGSKIVISVEDEEIVKNMGLHYLSCYPKELCHEDSWSLFKECACLNLGTTQVSRKFEQVGRKIVKKLEGLPLAARMVGCLLCSNTDLTDWKIILNADVWKAKADDLYGIPAALWLSYKHLPSHIKRSLAYCSVFPRGHIFNREDLIHMWIAQGLIQPQEGTRMEDSGIEYFDYLVRRSFFRSIEPDNDMAPMFRKLARPDYVMHDVIHKLAVVIALGESLRISGGDKSYENVERTQRNHEIQRKKVRHLYLQSDCLALSEVLGLSMLGDIETLVFYRTNELSFDYDSLFKRLTSVRVLYLCDKELEVMPESIGELKQLRCLNLSKTSIVAVPEQVCGLFNLQTLKLDWDAPRFHVTYCEKFPEGMSKLINLRHFKARDCKIPKIGRLTCLQDLEEFIVSREEGHKIEELKYMNQITGSLALHYLDNVYTEEEAKEAALNDKEHLEDLYLSWRLPGVFQEDTIFEALKPHPNLKKLTIARNLETATPSWLEDGSLCNLESLRISQCHNFDLLLLGQLQSLKSLWVNDLSELLWLGPRCWNGGEDVLFLPCLSQLHIEECFSLTELIPLPPTLETLQLKQVGLQVLPGFQQSRSSSASSFSLTSVHISDCYRLTSLQVGLLQHQNQHQLQALTRLTISNCNQLLYLPDHGFSALNSLQFLHIERCKNLKYKRVENENANANLPSSLLELKIMECPHLTNDSFFMGLESLHSLTSLKISCGLGKQPQEVELLTSLPHQLLQQMKALTELSIIRCRGLELLGFESLVSLKTMKIIGCRKLQTECSSLVDTSPLPLEYMEIKESSLQILTEQLMSRLTFLRELKLVHYCPMASFPKSMDDGLHCLVSLQRLHFLLCHKLRALPDELASIPFLKELYIIDCKKLKCLPDKGVPLSLELLVIHGCGDLYYRCLDGGEDWPKISHAFVQAEYGSSDDSS; from the exons ATGGTTCATAATTTCTATTTGGCTAATGATCTTCTTTGCAGGCATTCCTTGATGAACTTTCGTTCTGCAACCCTATCCATATTTGTCTCCTCTGATGCTTCTTGGAATCATTCGACGGGTAAGGCTGGCTTCGGTTTCATTATCTACACTAATTTTCACTCCATTCTTCTTGCAGGTCTGCCGGTGGTTCTGCTCTTGTCCTCCGAAGCGGAGCTGCTAGGGCAATCCATCTTAGCG AACAATGAGATACAGAGGCCCATCTCCATTCAATCAAGTAGACCAGAACCTGCAAAAGCATTAAACTATTCGCAAATTGATCGGTTGCTTAACTTTCTCTCACTCCAGAACAGTGACATACATAGACTCATCTGCATTCAATCAAGAAGTAAAAACTTCAACACAGGCAACTACCAAACTTCCACAGGATTCATGGTTCTCTTCCTCCAAGAGCTGCGCAACAAGTTGCAGGCTTCCCTTGCTGCAACGAGAAGTAGAAACTTTAACAAAGGCGATTACCAAACTTCCTCAGAATTCATGGCTGTCTCCCTCCAAGAGCTGCGCAACAAGTTGCAGGCTTCCCTTGCTGCAACCCCGCTTTCATCATCTATCATTATGGAGTTGGAGAAGTTATCCTTGGCAATGACTTCACTGGAGAGTGCAAAGAAGAAGCCGAACAAGAAGAGCAATGACGTCAAATCATGGCTGTATGAACTCCAACAAGCAGCTTATGATGCTTATGACTTCCTCCAATGCTTGCCTCTCAGAGCTCTTGAAGAGAATGGCATGGAGAAGGTGGTGCTCCAACAAACAGAACTCATCATCAAAGACATCCAAAAAAGATTAGAAAAGCTGATGGAGGAACAACCTCCCTATGCTGCGGTCCATCATCATCTCCAGCAAAGTGATGACATGAACAGCAAGATTTCAAGTCTGGGAATCCCACCTGATGAAGTGAGAGTGGTTGGAAGGGATGAGGACAGAGCGAAGATGATCCAGCTATTGACATTTGAAGAATCCTCTCAGATGGAGCTTTCTCTCATTGCAATTGTTGGCCGGGCAGGTGTTGGGAAGTCCACTCTTGCCCGCTTGGTTTATGATGACGAGAGAGTAGCAAGCCATTTCCCACTCAAGTTCTGGGTTTCCGCATCAGAAATCCATGATAATGCAAGCCTGTTAAGATCCGTTGCTTCATCGTTAtcaagttataaatataaattcgaGCGTGAACATAATCATGAAGGCTGGAAAGATCATTTAGCAGCAAGCAGGTTCCTTCTCGTCCTTGATGACTTCTGTTGTGGAGTGATCGAGTGTCGCAGGCTATGTGATCTTTTTGGGACAGAAACAAGGGGAAGCAAGATTGTGATCtctgttgaagatgaagaaattgtGAAAAATATGGGATTGCATTATTTGTCCTGCTATCCAAAAGAATTGTGTCATGAAGATTCCTGGTCTTTGTTCAAAGAATGCGCTTGTCTTAATCTGGGGACAACACAGGTTAGCAGAAAATTTGAGCAAGTTGGCAGGAAGATAGTGAAGAAATTAGAAGGGTTGCCTCTGGCTGCTAGGATGGTTGGTTGTCTCTTGTGCTCAAACACTGATTTAACTGACTGGAAAATAATCTTGAATGCTGATGTCTGGAAGGCTAAAGCTGATGACTTATATGGCATCCCTGCTGCTCTGTGGCTGAGTTATAAACACTTGCCTTCACACATCAAGCGCAGCTTGGCATACTGCTCTGTTTTCCCTAGAGGACACATTTTCAACAGGGAAGACTTAATCCATATGTGGATAGCTCAGGGTCTTATTCAACCTCAAGAAGGCACAAGAATGGAGGATTCTGGCATTGAATACTTTGACTATCTTGTGCGCAGGTCCTTCTTCAGGAGCATTGAGCCTGATAATGATATGGCTCCTATGTTTCGCAAATTAGCCAGGCCTGATTATGTTATGCATGATGTGATTCACAAGTTAGCTGTTGTTATCGCTCTTGGTGAATCTCTTCGTATATCAGGTGGTGATAAATCTTATGAAAATGTGGAACGGACTCAACGCAACCATGAAATACAGAGGAAGAAGGTACGCCATTTATATCTTCAATCTGATTGCTTAGCATTGTCTGAAGTTCTGGGTTTGAGCATGTTAGGTGACATAGAAACACTTGTTTTCTATCGAACAAATGAGCTCAGTTTTGATTACGATTCCTTGTTTAAGAGGTTGACATCCGTCAGAGTATTGTATTTGTGTGACAAAGAACTGGAAGTCATGCCAGAATCTATTGGCGAATTAAAACAACTCAGATGTTTGAACCTTTCCAAGACATCCATTGTTGCGGTTCCTGAACAAGTGTGCGGCCTCTTTAATTTGCAAACTCTGAAGCTTGACTGGGATGCACCTCGTTTCCATGTTACTTATTGTGAAAAGTTTCCTGAGGGGATGTCAAAGTTGATTAACCTGAGGCACTTTAAAGCACGGGACTGCAAGATTCCTAAAATTGGAAGGCTCACATGCCTGCAGGATCTGGAGGAGTTCATTGTCTCAAGAGAAGAAGGCCATAAGATAGAGGAACTCAAGTACATGAACCAGATAACGGGTTCACTTGCACTTCATTATCTTGACAATGTGTATACTGAGGAGGAGGCCAAGGAAGCCGCACTAAATGATAAAGAGCATCTGGAAGACCTGTATCTGAGTTGGCGTTTGCCTGGTGTTTTTCAAGAAGATACAATTTTTGAAGCTCTGAAGCCACATCCAAACCTGAAGAAGCTCACGATTGCAAGAAATTTGGAAACAGCAACACCAAGCTGGTTGGAGGATGGCTCACTCTGCAATCTTGAATCTTTAAGAATCAGTCAATGCCACAATTTTGACCTCCTACTTCTTGGACAACTTCAATCTCTAAAGTCACTGTGGGTGAATGACTTATCTGAGTTGCTATGGCTTGGCCCCCGGTGTTGGAATGGAGGAGAAGATGTCCTATTTTTACCTTGTCTCAGCCAACTTCACATAGAGGAATGCTTTAGTCTAACAGAATTGATCCCCCTCCCACCAACACTGGAAACGTTGCAGTTGAAACAAGTGGGGCTGCAAGTGCTTCCTGGATTTCAGCAGAGCAGAAGCTCATCAGCATCTAGTTTTTCACTGACATCAGTGCATATTTCTGATTGTTATAGATTGACAAGTCTCCAAGTGGGACTGTTACAACACCAAAACCAGCACCAGCTCCAAGCTCTCACCAGACTGACAATCTCAAATTGCAACCAGCTTCTTTATTTGCCTGATCATGGTTTCTCAGCTCTCAATTCACTCCAGTTCTTGCACATTGAACGTTgcaaaaatcttaaatataagAGAGTGGAGAATGAAAATGCCAATGCCAATCTTCCCTCATCACTCCTTGAGCTGAAAATCATGGAATGCCCTCATCTAACCAATGACTCATTTTTTATGGGTCTGGAAAGTCTTCACTCGCTCACTTCATTAAAGATTAGTTGTGGCCTGGGAAAACAGCCTCAGGAAGTCGAGCTACTAACATCACTCCCCCATCAGTTGCTGCAACAAATGAAGGCACTCACAGAGCTAAGTATCATTCGTTGCCGGGGGCTTGAGTTGCTTGGTTTCGAATCACTAGTGTCACTAAAGACTATGAAGATTATTGGATGCCGAAAGCTGCAGACTGAATGCTCATCCCTTGTGGATACTTCTCCATTGCCTCTGGAATATATGGAGATCAAGGAGAGCTCACTGCAAATACTCACTGAACAACTGATGAGTAGGCTCACCTTCTTGCGTGAGttaaaattagtgcattactgTCCCATGGCAAGCTTTCCAAAAAGTATGGATGATGGGCTCCATTGTCTTGTATCACTCCAAAGGCTGCATTTTCTTTTGTGCCACAAGCTCCGAGCTTTGCCTGATGAACTTGCAAGCATCCCCTTCCTCAAAGAACTGTACATTATAGACTGTAAGAAGCTCAAGTGCCTGCCAGACAAGGGAGTGCCACTCTCGCTTGAGTTGTTGGTCATTCACGGTTGTGGGGATCTCTACTATAGATGCCTTGATGGTGGTGAAGACTGGCCCAAAATCTCTCATGCCTTTGTTCAAGCTGAATATGGAAGTTCTGATGATTCTTCGTGA
- the LOC120266439 gene encoding uncharacterized protein C227.17c isoform X2, with product MEDAKEEEASSKSSSSIQSVSCIKCFDALWFCYSPFHQMQQYYRYGNFDNCFGKWNALFDCLSLKTKRPSEVQEILEAREKAKPHIWTYRTVEEASANWWKMYSHIVTAPRRPDQQFPGKTKGE from the exons ATGGAAGATGCAAAGGAAGAAGAGGCCTCCAGCAAAAGCTCATCATCCATCCAGAGCGTCTCCTGCATCAAATGCTTTGATGCTCTCTGGTTCTGTTACT CTCCATTTCACCAGATGCAACAATACTATAGATATGGAAATTTCGATAATTGCTTTGGCAAGTGGAATGCACTATTTGACTGTTTGAGTCTCAAGACAAAAAGACCATCTGAAGTTCAG GAGATTCTTGAAGCCCGGGAGAAGGCAAAGCCGCATATCTGGACATACCGAACAGTGGAGGAGGCTTCGGCAAACTGGTGGAAGATGTATAGCCACATTGTTACAGCCCCTCGGCGGCCAGATCAACAATTTCCTG GAAAAACAAAGGGGGAATGA
- the LOC120266439 gene encoding uncharacterized protein C227.17c isoform X3, protein MQRKKRPPAKAHHPSRASPASNALMLSAPFHQMQQYYRYGNFDNCFGKWNALFDCLSLKTKRPSEVQEILEAREKAKPHIWTYRTVEEASANWWKMYSHIVTAPRRPDQQFPGNRGPSSE, encoded by the exons ATGCAAAGGAAGAAGAGGCCTCCAGCAAAAGCTCATCATCCATCCAGAGCGTCTCCTGCATCAAATGCTTTGATGCTCTCTG CTCCATTTCACCAGATGCAACAATACTATAGATATGGAAATTTCGATAATTGCTTTGGCAAGTGGAATGCACTATTTGACTGTTTGAGTCTCAAGACAAAAAGACCATCTGAAGTTCAG GAGATTCTTGAAGCCCGGGAGAAGGCAAAGCCGCATATCTGGACATACCGAACAGTGGAGGAGGCTTCGGCAAACTGGTGGAAGATGTATAGCCACATTGTTACAGCCCCTCGGCGGCCAGATCAACAATTTCCTG GAAACCGAGGACCAAGTTCTGAATGA